One genomic window of Deinococcus deserti VCD115 includes the following:
- a CDS encoding ABC transporter substrate-binding protein — protein MNRTLMALGFALVCGVAGAQANILQLPLINDPIMNPLIAPDLGSILVNKVIFPGLVRPDENLQPVPDLAKSWTITNGGLVYTFVLRDDVRWHDGKPFTAQDVVYTFKTAIDPKSGSRLASDFNSIKSVEARGNHTVRFVLSRPFAPFLILLGHNAGILPKHLLEGKDLSSNTAFNRQLPIGTGPFKVSRVVPGASVTLVANKDYYRGDPKLAGITFKIVPDLNTQVAQLRSGQLDWATLEPSNLASVQNVPNIAIKEANAIQHFLVFFNLKNPLFTAPKVREAMQYAVNRKAIIDGILKGYADYPTGTIPTALRTYYDKSIKPIAYNPAQALKLLAQAGWKPNARGTLVNSKGEPFKFTLIVDKGNATREQAALAVQQDLKKIGMDVTLQTLEFGTLVRDYLIPGKYDANLIWWTTPPDPDQYSFYATGQDNNEASWSNARADSLLKRGRETVDPKARKNIYNAYQRLTMQDPPVLVLYYPKEIQAINKDLTGVPDLGIRDALRYTERFQLR, from the coding sequence ATGAATCGTACGCTGATGGCTCTGGGCTTCGCCCTCGTGTGTGGTGTGGCAGGCGCGCAAGCCAACATTCTCCAGCTGCCACTGATCAACGATCCGATCATGAACCCGCTGATCGCGCCGGACCTGGGCAGCATCCTCGTGAACAAGGTGATTTTCCCTGGTCTGGTGAGGCCAGACGAGAACCTCCAGCCGGTGCCGGATCTGGCCAAGAGCTGGACGATCACGAATGGCGGTCTGGTCTATACCTTTGTCCTGCGCGACGACGTCCGCTGGCACGACGGCAAGCCGTTTACAGCCCAAGACGTTGTTTACACCTTTAAAACGGCCATCGATCCCAAGAGTGGCTCACGGCTGGCGTCGGACTTTAATTCCATCAAATCCGTGGAAGCGCGGGGCAATCACACGGTCAGATTCGTCCTCTCCCGGCCCTTCGCGCCTTTTCTGATCCTTCTCGGGCACAATGCCGGTATTTTGCCGAAACACCTGCTGGAAGGCAAAGATCTCAGCTCCAATACGGCCTTCAATCGTCAGCTGCCCATCGGCACCGGGCCATTCAAGGTTTCGCGCGTTGTTCCGGGCGCCAGCGTGACCCTCGTGGCGAACAAGGACTACTACAGGGGCGACCCTAAGCTCGCTGGAATCACCTTCAAGATCGTCCCGGATCTGAACACGCAGGTGGCGCAGCTGCGATCGGGCCAGCTCGACTGGGCGACCCTGGAGCCGAGCAACCTGGCCAGCGTGCAGAATGTGCCGAACATTGCCATTAAAGAAGCTAACGCCATCCAGCACTTCCTGGTGTTCTTCAACCTGAAAAATCCCCTGTTCACGGCTCCCAAGGTGCGTGAGGCCATGCAGTATGCGGTCAACCGCAAGGCCATCATCGACGGCATTCTGAAAGGCTACGCGGACTACCCTACCGGAACCATTCCCACCGCGCTGCGCACCTACTACGACAAATCCATCAAACCCATCGCCTACAATCCGGCGCAAGCCCTCAAGCTGCTCGCTCAAGCCGGCTGGAAACCCAATGCGCGGGGCACGCTGGTGAACTCTAAAGGCGAACCCTTCAAGTTCACACTGATTGTGGACAAGGGCAACGCGACCCGTGAGCAGGCGGCGCTGGCTGTGCAGCAGGATCTCAAGAAGATCGGAATGGACGTGACCCTGCAAACCCTGGAATTCGGTACCCTGGTGCGCGATTACCTGATTCCCGGCAAGTACGACGCCAACCTGATCTGGTGGACGACGCCGCCCGATCCCGATCAATACTCGTTCTACGCCACCGGCCAGGACAACAACGAGGCGTCCTGGAGCAATGCGCGGGCCGACTCCCTGCTCAAGCGCGGGCGTGAGACGGTCGATCCGAAAGCCCGCAAGAACATCTACAACGCCTATCAGCGCCTGACCATGCAGGATCCGCCGGTGCTCGTCTTGTACTATCCCAAGGAAATACAGGCCATCAATAAGGACCTGACCGGTGTTCCAGATCTGGGCATCCGCGACGCCCTCCGGTACACCGAGCGTTTTCAGCTGCGCTGA
- a CDS encoding zinc-binding dehydrogenase translates to MPGKSLTLKGYLYTEIISDDVFLQRAKDFISEGLRLGQLKPVVSKVFKLDDIQEAHRYLESNEQIGKIVVNV, encoded by the coding sequence GTGCCCGGCAAATCGCTAACGCTGAAGGGCTATCTGTACACCGAGATCATCTCCGACGACGTTTTCCTGCAGCGCGCCAAGGACTTCATCAGCGAGGGCTTGCGCTTGGGCCAGCTGAAGCCGGTCGTGTCCAAGGTCTTCAAGCTGGACGACATCCAGGAGGCGCACCGTTACCTGGAATCGAACGAACAGATCGGCAAGATCGTCGTCAACGTCTGA
- a CDS encoding TIGR02569 family protein, with protein sequence MRPPPAPVLNAFGLQDSCPRLLAGGRGTTWHAGNCILKPVDLTEGELCWQAATLAALAPARLRLCTPHLSRHGTYLIEGWAAWTFLPGCHEPGRWDDILQVARELHDALAPLPLPEFLGARRDAWAHADRVAWGEQSIEAYLSIPVVRTLAALRRPVVAPAQLIHGDLTGNVLFLDGNTPAVIDLSLYWRPVAYAAGIVVADALVWEGADERLLTTADEWPDFAQCFVRALLFRIVTDTLRNHGTVNAQPYERAVELACGLVAR encoded by the coding sequence GTGCGCCCCCCGCCAGCCCCAGTTCTCAACGCCTTCGGCCTTCAGGACTCATGCCCACGCCTGCTCGCTGGTGGACGGGGGACCACCTGGCATGCCGGGAACTGCATCCTCAAGCCGGTTGACCTCACCGAAGGCGAACTGTGCTGGCAGGCCGCAACACTCGCCGCACTCGCGCCTGCACGCTTGCGCCTCTGTACACCTCACCTCAGTCGGCACGGAACGTACCTCATTGAAGGATGGGCAGCCTGGACGTTCCTCCCCGGCTGCCACGAGCCGGGCCGGTGGGACGACATACTTCAGGTAGCCCGCGAACTTCACGACGCGCTGGCACCCTTGCCCCTTCCTGAATTTCTGGGTGCCCGCCGTGATGCGTGGGCACACGCTGACCGCGTGGCGTGGGGGGAGCAGTCCATTGAGGCTTACCTGAGCATTCCAGTGGTCCGGACGCTGGCCGCGCTCCGGCGTCCGGTTGTGGCTCCCGCCCAGCTGATTCACGGCGACCTGACGGGCAACGTGCTGTTCCTGGACGGGAACACTCCGGCTGTGATCGACTTGTCACTGTACTGGCGTCCGGTCGCGTACGCCGCGGGCATCGTGGTGGCTGACGCGCTGGTGTGGGAAGGGGCAGACGAACGCCTGCTGACCACGGCGGACGAGTGGCCTGACTTCGCGCAGTGCTTTGTGCGGGCGCTGTTGTTCCGGATTGTTACAGACACCCTGCGGAACCACGGCACCGTCAACGCCCAGCCGTACGAGAGAGCAGTGGAACTGGCCTGCGGGTTGGTAGCCCGTTGA
- a CDS encoding IclR family transcriptional regulator: MHDSPPEYIISALEDGLRVLALVGQTPALKIPQLAAQAGMTKSKVYRILQTLAHLGYVRLDDDHAAHLGSAALILGQQAQEQHSLTQTARPVLDDLARHTGENIHLVVREGQHSLVIDVRTSPHPVRMFARVGRIGPLHAGGSSKVLLAYAPDKVLADLLRTPLERFTSSTITDPAVLERELHKIRVDGVHVAISDLEEETFSIAAPIFDFQGQVVASLSVAGPLMRLNEEKQRQYLEGVRAASKQLSMKLGMTPDKYDRKPDGHVASRSLHHR, translated from the coding sequence ATGCACGATTCACCGCCTGAATACATCATTTCCGCATTGGAGGACGGCCTCCGGGTGCTTGCATTAGTCGGGCAGACTCCTGCACTCAAAATTCCGCAGCTCGCTGCACAGGCGGGCATGACCAAAAGCAAGGTCTACCGCATCCTCCAGACGTTGGCCCATCTGGGTTACGTCAGGCTCGACGACGACCACGCCGCTCACCTGGGGTCTGCCGCGTTGATCCTGGGGCAGCAGGCTCAAGAGCAGCACTCACTGACCCAGACCGCGCGGCCAGTGCTTGATGATCTGGCTCGACATACGGGTGAGAATATTCATCTTGTGGTGCGCGAGGGGCAGCACTCCCTGGTGATCGACGTACGCACCTCCCCTCATCCCGTCCGGATGTTTGCCCGGGTCGGCCGGATCGGGCCCCTGCACGCTGGGGGCTCGTCCAAGGTGCTCCTGGCTTATGCACCGGACAAGGTTCTCGCCGACCTGCTCCGCACGCCACTCGAACGGTTCACATCCAGCACCATTACGGATCCAGCAGTCCTGGAGCGGGAGCTGCATAAAATTCGGGTCGACGGTGTTCACGTCGCCATCTCCGATCTCGAGGAGGAGACGTTCTCGATTGCTGCCCCAATCTTCGATTTTCAAGGCCAGGTGGTGGCCTCGTTAAGTGTTGCCGGTCCCTTGATGCGGCTCAACGAGGAAAAGCAGAGGCAGTATCTGGAAGGCGTGAGAGCGGCAAGTAAGCAGCTCTCGATGAAGCTGGGGATGACTCCAGACAAGTATGACCGTAAGCCAGATGGCCACGTCGCAAGTCGCTCCCTTCATCACCGATAA
- a CDS encoding saccharopine dehydrogenase family protein, which produces MVESWMIYGATGFTGRRIAAQAVRQGLRPILGGRSRDALEALAQELRLEYRVFDLTSSGQAAAHLRDIHVLLHCAGPFSATHAPMLNACLAAGTHYLDITGEIPVFEALHARWDELREAELTGVSGVGFDVVPTDGVAAVIAQHLPTARRLRLAISLTEVSPGTAKTSVELLAMGSRSRQGGLLVEEPLGVRLWTVSHEGREFSGVSFPWGDVATAYYSTGIPTVETYLAVPKTRVPLFRAVNVFLPLLRLPTVQNALKRVAGRATGPSETLMREGRCVVWGEGTDAQGRTVHARLVGPEPYAFTVVAALAAVRRMLAGGVPTGVLTPSLAFGVDFAATLPGVTLKVSDSAAV; this is translated from the coding sequence ATGGTTGAATCCTGGATGATTTACGGGGCGACCGGCTTTACCGGTCGCCGCATCGCCGCCCAGGCGGTGCGTCAGGGCTTGCGGCCAATTCTTGGAGGGCGTTCGCGGGACGCCCTGGAGGCTTTAGCACAGGAGTTGCGCCTGGAGTACCGTGTCTTTGACCTGACCTCCTCGGGACAGGCCGCCGCGCACCTGCGCGACATTCACGTGCTGCTGCACTGCGCCGGGCCGTTCTCGGCGACGCACGCCCCCATGCTGAACGCCTGCCTCGCCGCGGGCACGCATTACCTGGACATCACTGGCGAGATCCCGGTGTTCGAGGCGTTGCATGCACGCTGGGATGAACTGCGCGAGGCGGAGCTGACTGGGGTTTCTGGGGTGGGGTTCGATGTCGTGCCAACGGACGGTGTGGCAGCCGTGATCGCGCAGCATCTCCCCACTGCCAGGCGCCTGCGTCTGGCGATCAGCTTGACGGAGGTTAGTCCCGGCACCGCGAAGACCTCTGTGGAATTGCTGGCGATGGGGAGTCGTAGCCGTCAGGGAGGCCTGCTGGTGGAGGAACCGCTGGGGGTCCGCCTGTGGACGGTGTCGCACGAAGGCCGGGAGTTCAGCGGCGTGAGTTTTCCTTGGGGGGACGTGGCAACCGCCTACTACTCCACTGGCATTCCCACCGTGGAGACGTACCTGGCGGTGCCAAAAACCCGCGTGCCTCTGTTCCGCGCGGTGAACGTGTTCCTGCCTCTGCTGCGGTTGCCCACTGTGCAGAACGCCCTGAAACGGGTGGCAGGGCGGGCGACCGGTCCCAGCGAGACGCTGATGCGGGAGGGGCGCTGTGTGGTGTGGGGAGAAGGGACGGACGCGCAGGGGCGGACTGTCCACGCCAGGCTGGTGGGCCCGGAGCCGTACGCGTTCACGGTGGTCGCCGCGCTGGCTGCGGTTCGGCGGATGCTGGCGGGCGGTGTTCCCACCGGGGTGCTCACGCCGTCGTTGGCGTTTGGAGTGGACTTCGCGGCGACGCTGCCTGGGGTGACCCTCAAGGTGAGTGACTCAGCCGCAGTGTAG
- a CDS encoding M28 family peptidase, with protein MLRAEERQLLDAVTLDRPWELITTFSTLKREHPNDVRRAAEHIERHLRELGIPVEIHQPELFLSLPGQASVSVGGTTFSAKPMAMSAIFPEGLTAPLVYQPSQYAANADDMFSSSLLDGEVDVAGKIVVTEGFGMPGKIRELEHRGALGVIAINPGARAHWGICTSIWGTPDLHDLPRKPRVAVANVNRPDGDRLIDLARAGAEAVFKTNLEEGWFVSPVPVVTIPGTEDPKSFVLLHGHYDSWDYGVGDNAVGDATLLEVARNLWNNRAQLRRSVRIAWWPGHSTGRYAGSTWFADHFALELYRNCIAQINCDSPGCRWATEYKDVSVMAEATAWAGDIIRDVTGQDMQAERPVRAGDYSFNNIGLSGFFMLLSTMPDDLRAEKDYYAVGGCGGNIAWHTEDDTLEVADRDILLKDIKIYLLSAYRTANQTIIPFDYVQTLNEFDQTIAEYGEGIGTAVDLGRVRDAVETLRTDVRELMRAARSLNGESLTSPQVRRVNFALITVARHLVQANYTRSPAFFHDPAEHVPPLPDLAVLQTLQSADDYQRGFILTHATRGLNRLLAHLGDAQVAVRDALNHLELPVKGGTS; from the coding sequence ATGCTGCGCGCCGAAGAACGTCAGCTTCTCGATGCCGTCACACTCGACCGACCGTGGGAACTGATCACGACGTTCTCTACCCTCAAGCGGGAGCACCCCAACGACGTACGGCGCGCCGCAGAGCACATCGAGCGACACCTGCGAGAACTTGGCATTCCGGTTGAGATTCATCAGCCTGAGCTGTTCCTGAGCTTGCCCGGACAGGCCAGTGTATCGGTCGGCGGCACGACCTTCTCGGCCAAACCCATGGCCATGAGCGCAATCTTCCCGGAGGGATTGACCGCTCCACTGGTGTATCAGCCCAGCCAGTACGCAGCAAACGCCGACGACATGTTCTCCAGCTCACTGCTCGACGGCGAGGTGGATGTCGCCGGAAAGATCGTGGTCACGGAGGGCTTCGGGATGCCGGGCAAGATCCGGGAGCTTGAACATCGTGGCGCGCTCGGGGTCATCGCCATCAACCCCGGAGCCCGCGCGCACTGGGGCATCTGCACCAGCATTTGGGGAACGCCCGACCTACACGATTTGCCACGTAAACCCCGGGTGGCCGTCGCCAATGTGAACCGGCCCGATGGCGACCGGCTGATCGATCTGGCCAGAGCGGGCGCCGAGGCGGTCTTCAAGACCAACCTGGAGGAAGGCTGGTTCGTGTCTCCCGTGCCTGTCGTGACCATTCCCGGCACGGAAGACCCGAAGAGTTTCGTCCTCCTGCACGGCCATTACGATTCATGGGACTACGGGGTCGGTGACAACGCTGTCGGCGACGCAACGCTCCTGGAGGTGGCCCGGAATCTCTGGAACAACCGCGCCCAACTCCGCCGCAGCGTGCGCATCGCGTGGTGGCCTGGACACTCTACTGGCCGCTACGCGGGCAGCACGTGGTTTGCCGATCACTTCGCCCTTGAGCTGTACCGCAACTGCATCGCCCAGATCAACTGTGACTCGCCGGGATGTCGCTGGGCCACTGAATACAAGGATGTCAGCGTCATGGCCGAGGCCACTGCCTGGGCGGGGGACATCATCCGCGACGTGACTGGACAGGACATGCAGGCCGAGCGGCCCGTGCGGGCCGGTGACTACTCCTTCAATAACATTGGTCTCAGCGGCTTTTTCATGCTGTTGTCCACCATGCCTGATGACTTGCGCGCTGAGAAGGATTACTACGCGGTCGGTGGCTGCGGCGGCAACATCGCCTGGCACACCGAGGATGACACCCTAGAGGTGGCCGACCGGGACATCCTGCTCAAAGACATCAAGATTTACCTGCTGTCGGCCTACCGAACGGCAAACCAGACGATTATCCCTTTCGACTATGTCCAGACCCTCAACGAGTTCGATCAGACGATCGCAGAGTATGGCGAGGGGATCGGGACGGCCGTCGACCTCGGCCGAGTGAGGGACGCCGTCGAGACGCTGAGAACCGACGTGCGTGAATTGATGCGAGCAGCGCGCAGCCTGAATGGAGAGTCCCTCACTTCCCCCCAGGTTCGGCGTGTGAATTTCGCTCTTATCACCGTTGCTCGTCACCTTGTGCAGGCCAACTACACGCGGTCACCTGCCTTCTTCCACGACCCGGCAGAGCATGTGCCTCCTCTGCCTGATCTCGCCGTACTCCAGACCCTGCAGAGCGCCGACGACTATCAGCGCGGCTTCATTCTGACCCACGCCACCAGAGGACTCAATCGCCTGCTCGCGCACCTCGGGGATGCCCAGGTTGCCGTCAGAGACGCCCTGAATCACCTTGAGCTTCCCGTCAAAGGAGGAACATCATGA
- a CDS encoding dipeptidase, with product MQPKRYSGYKSFSYLKPGEDYKEFRLSPELQRVDSSPVAVTSEQEERVKRIFQEQLIISLHDHCFIAPEDLSEFMEFRRWGRDFTGYEGLSISGLDAVFDNLMNGTAMITSRGGWKWTDIIHDLGIRLSDIDHQDMVVLCRTTEDIVNAKKNGQIAFIVSLEGAAMIENELDRIDILYGLGVRCLGIAYSEGNQLGGGLKEPRDGGLTTFGRQAVRRMNRLGMAIDVSHSGDQTSLDTIEVSDKPVFITHAGARQLWNSNRLKPDDVIRACAEKGGVIGIEAAPHTTISVRNPRHSIESFMEHFEYCVNLVGIDHVAFGPDVLFGDHVGLHTALSDALSIGASRGHLEYEKVPFVDGLENPAEAFPNIVRWLVTHGYSDDDIAKAVGGNVMRVLKEVWYR from the coding sequence ATGCAACCTAAACGCTACAGCGGCTACAAGTCCTTTTCCTATCTCAAGCCCGGCGAGGACTACAAAGAATTCCGGCTGAGTCCTGAGCTTCAGCGGGTTGACAGCAGTCCGGTTGCGGTGACCTCGGAGCAGGAGGAGCGGGTCAAGCGGATCTTTCAAGAGCAGCTGATCATTTCGCTCCATGACCACTGCTTCATCGCGCCAGAGGATTTGAGTGAATTCATGGAATTCCGGCGTTGGGGGCGTGATTTCACCGGGTATGAGGGCCTGAGTATATCCGGCCTGGATGCGGTCTTCGACAACCTGATGAATGGCACGGCGATGATTACCTCGCGTGGGGGATGGAAGTGGACGGACATTATCCATGACCTGGGAATCCGGCTGTCAGACATCGACCATCAGGACATGGTGGTGCTTTGCCGCACGACCGAGGACATTGTCAACGCCAAGAAAAATGGCCAGATTGCCTTCATTGTCTCGCTCGAGGGTGCGGCGATGATCGAGAATGAACTTGACCGCATCGACATCCTGTATGGCCTGGGTGTGCGCTGCCTGGGCATCGCTTACAGCGAGGGCAACCAGCTTGGTGGCGGTCTTAAGGAACCGCGTGATGGTGGCCTCACCACCTTCGGCCGTCAGGCTGTGAGGAGAATGAACCGCTTGGGCATGGCGATCGATGTCAGCCACTCCGGCGACCAGACCTCGTTGGACACCATTGAGGTGAGTGACAAGCCTGTCTTTATTACTCACGCCGGTGCCCGGCAGCTGTGGAATTCCAACCGCCTGAAACCTGACGACGTGATCCGTGCGTGCGCCGAGAAGGGAGGCGTGATCGGGATTGAGGCGGCTCCTCACACAACCATCTCAGTGCGGAATCCGCGCCACAGCATTGAGTCATTCATGGAGCACTTCGAGTACTGCGTGAACCTGGTCGGCATTGATCATGTGGCCTTCGGGCCAGACGTCCTGTTTGGAGACCATGTTGGCCTGCATACGGCCCTGAGTGATGCCTTGTCCATTGGTGCTTCGCGTGGTCACTTGGAGTATGAAAAAGTGCCGTTTGTGGACGGGCTGGAAAATCCCGCAGAGGCGTTTCCGAATATTGTGCGCTGGCTGGTGACTCACGGGTACAGCGACGATGACATTGCTAAGGCCGTTGGAGGTAACGTCATGCGGGTATTAAAGGAGGTCTGGTACCGATGA
- a CDS encoding response regulator, producing the protein MPVAPSHFLLVDDNPIDLLLAQEAFHEVCPSCALTAAHSGHEALKLLKSTPLPDVILLDINMPGITGFEMLEYLKQDRRLRHIPVVMLSSSSAQRDIHEAYSLHASSYLVKSSEFATFLHQIDAFLTYWQASRVPFFRE; encoded by the coding sequence ATGCCTGTCGCGCCTTCGCATTTCCTTCTCGTGGACGACAATCCCATAGACCTCCTCCTTGCTCAGGAAGCTTTCCATGAGGTCTGCCCCTCCTGCGCTTTGACCGCCGCTCACAGCGGCCACGAAGCCCTCAAACTTCTAAAATCCACGCCCCTTCCGGACGTGATCCTGCTTGATATCAATATGCCCGGGATCACCGGCTTCGAGATGCTCGAATATCTCAAACAGGACCGCAGACTCCGCCACATTCCGGTGGTGATGCTTTCCTCCTCAAGCGCGCAGCGGGACATTCACGAGGCGTACAGCCTGCATGCCAGCTCTTACCTCGTAAAATCCTCAGAGTTCGCGACGTTCCTCCACCAGATCGACGCATTTCTAACTTATTGGCAAGCCAGCCGAGTACCTTTCTTTAGAGAATGA
- a CDS encoding glycoside hydrolase family 16 protein, with protein MATKSPIRSSIVGSWRDDFNALDTTRWALSNSGWKPFWAKDGLNGTWNPANVTVSGGYLVMKLDVTPGLVASAAELATHAKYGYGRYEARLRAASSSANPAVRGHGVSGNITAFFNFVNDSQTEIDHEIEGQNRTTDWIGTWQTTNRHDYGTGGTGTDLSQDFHTYRWDWAPTKVDFYIDGVLKRTITSVVPATEAHLMFNLWPTNSTLWGGKSTAGTQYMLVDYVSFTPSH; from the coding sequence GTGGCTACCAAAAGCCCTATCCGGAGTTCCATCGTCGGCAGCTGGCGAGACGACTTCAACGCTCTTGACACCACCCGCTGGGCCCTGTCGAACAGCGGCTGGAAACCCTTCTGGGCCAAAGACGGCCTGAACGGCACCTGGAACCCCGCGAACGTCACCGTCAGCGGCGGCTACCTTGTCATGAAGCTCGATGTCACCCCTGGTCTGGTCGCCAGCGCTGCCGAACTCGCCACCCACGCCAAATACGGCTATGGACGGTATGAAGCCCGTCTGCGCGCCGCCAGCAGCAGCGCCAACCCTGCCGTGCGTGGCCATGGTGTGAGCGGCAACATCACCGCCTTTTTCAACTTCGTCAATGATTCGCAGACCGAAATCGACCACGAAATCGAAGGGCAAAACCGCACCACCGACTGGATCGGCACCTGGCAGACCACCAACCGTCATGACTACGGCACTGGCGGTACCGGCACCGACCTGTCGCAGGACTTCCACACGTACCGCTGGGACTGGGCGCCCACCAAGGTGGACTTCTATATCGACGGCGTGCTCAAACGCACGATCACCAGCGTGGTGCCGGCGACCGAAGCGCACCTGATGTTCAACCTGTGGCCGACAAACTCCACACTGTGGGGGGGCAAAAGCACAGCAGGCACCCAGTACATGCTCGTCGATTACGTCAGCTTCACCCCAAGCCACTGA
- a CDS encoding ABC transporter permease, protein MTITSAHRAQAPAQRSWRRLRRDPVATLSAATLVLVVLFAFLGPVVRPVDPDVLDLGRQLAPSTLAHPLGTDESGRDVLVRLMLGGRISLMVGLFAVLVSVSVGTLVGALAGFYGGWLSGFLMRVTDGILALPAFFLSVLTLTFFGPGLVPLVLVIGLTSWMGLARLVRGEVLKYREEQYVEAARALGSHDSRVLFRHILPQILPTLIVNASVGISTAILAESALSFLGLGIQPPNASWGNMLSGAQNYFYTAPRLAVYPGLLILITVLATNLLGDALRDATDPTD, encoded by the coding sequence ATGACGATTACGAGTGCTCATCGGGCCCAGGCTCCAGCCCAGCGGTCATGGCGGCGGCTTCGCCGCGATCCGGTTGCTACCTTATCCGCTGCTACTCTGGTGCTGGTCGTGCTGTTTGCCTTTCTTGGACCGGTCGTGCGGCCCGTTGACCCAGACGTTCTTGATCTCGGCCGCCAGTTGGCGCCCAGCACTCTGGCTCATCCTCTCGGCACAGACGAGAGCGGCCGGGACGTCCTGGTCCGGTTGATGCTGGGCGGGCGCATCAGCTTGATGGTCGGTCTGTTCGCTGTACTTGTCTCTGTCAGTGTCGGGACACTGGTGGGAGCGTTGGCAGGCTTTTATGGGGGCTGGCTCTCTGGTTTCCTGATGCGGGTTACAGACGGCATCCTGGCTCTCCCAGCCTTTTTCCTGAGCGTCCTGACCCTTACATTCTTTGGCCCTGGTCTTGTGCCCCTGGTGCTCGTGATCGGGCTGACGTCCTGGATGGGTCTGGCCCGGCTGGTGCGCGGGGAAGTGCTGAAGTACCGTGAGGAACAGTACGTCGAAGCGGCCCGGGCCCTCGGCAGTCACGATAGCCGGGTACTTTTCCGGCACATCCTTCCCCAGATCCTGCCCACCTTGATCGTCAATGCCAGTGTGGGGATCAGCACCGCCATCTTGGCTGAGTCGGCCCTGTCCTTCCTGGGCCTGGGCATCCAGCCTCCCAACGCCAGTTGGGGAAACATGCTCAGCGGCGCACAAAACTACTTCTATACCGCGCCCCGTCTGGCCGTATACCCCGGTCTCCTGATCCTCATCACGGTACTCGCCACGAACCTGTTAGGCGACGCTCTCCGTGACGCCACCGACCCAACCGACTGA
- a CDS encoding ABC transporter permease, with protein MLSPGYIARRVVHALVVLAVVAVVTFFIVRLAPGGPAALADPALRDAERAAIEARLGLNDPLPVQFLKFVGNALRGDLGESFLFGTPTTQVIASRIGNTLILAGAALTLTLLVAVPLGTLSGLRPHSWIDRIVSFISVVVLAIPVFWLGLILIIALAVLRPVLPAGGMYTTGMEGNLVDLLRHLLLPAVVLASASIAELLRYTRSSVRSAAKLDHVRTARAKGLPQRTVHLRHVLKNALIPVVTVIGLQLPRLVGGAAVTETIFAWPGMGRLSVEAALGRDYPLILGVTLVVATAVVLFNLLVDLVYPLIDPRIRTDG; from the coding sequence ATGCTCAGCCCCGGCTATATTGCCCGCCGCGTCGTCCACGCGCTGGTGGTTCTCGCTGTGGTGGCCGTCGTGACGTTTTTTATCGTCCGGCTGGCCCCCGGCGGGCCGGCGGCTCTGGCCGACCCAGCCCTGCGGGATGCCGAACGGGCGGCCATAGAGGCGAGACTGGGCCTGAACGACCCCCTGCCGGTCCAGTTCCTCAAATTCGTGGGCAACGCCCTGCGCGGCGACCTTGGCGAGAGCTTCCTGTTCGGGACACCCACCACCCAGGTCATCGCCTCGCGAATCGGCAACACGCTGATCCTGGCAGGCGCGGCCCTGACGCTTACGCTGCTCGTCGCCGTTCCCCTCGGCACGCTCAGTGGTCTTCGGCCCCATTCCTGGATTGACCGTATCGTCAGTTTCATCAGTGTGGTGGTGCTGGCCATCCCAGTCTTCTGGTTGGGCCTGATCCTGATCATCGCCCTGGCTGTCTTGCGTCCAGTTCTGCCAGCGGGCGGCATGTACACCACGGGTATGGAGGGTAATCTGGTTGACCTTCTGCGGCATCTCCTGCTGCCAGCAGTCGTGCTGGCGAGCGCGTCCATCGCAGAACTGCTGCGGTACACCCGCTCCAGTGTCCGCAGCGCCGCCAAGTTGGACCATGTCCGGACAGCCCGCGCCAAGGGGCTCCCCCAGCGAACTGTTCACCTGCGCCACGTCCTCAAAAACGCCCTGATTCCTGTTGTAACGGTCATCGGCCTTCAACTCCCCCGGCTGGTCGGGGGGGCGGCCGTCACAGAAACGATCTTCGCCTGGCCCGGAATGGGTCGTCTGAGCGTCGAGGCAGCGCTGGGACGGGATTATCCCCTGATCCTGGGCGTGACGCTGGTGGTTGCCACCGCGGTCGTGCTGTTTAATCTGCTGGTAGACCTCGTGTATCCCCTCATTGACCCCCGGATCCGCACCGATGGCTGA
- a CDS encoding cation:proton antiporter: MFDLVGLNVPFLWALLFGALISPTDPVAVLDLLKRARVPAKIETLIAGESLFNDGVVIFLVIAGIAGIGGHGQADVTAAGVLSLFAQEALVKEGT; the protein is encoded by the coding sequence GTGTTTGACCTGGTGGGCCTGAACGTGCCCTTCCTCTGGGCCCTGTTGTTCGGCGCCCTGATTAGTCCCACCGACCCCGTCGCCGTGCTGGACCTGCTCAAACGTGCCCGGGTGCCCGCCAAAATCGAAACCCTGATAGCTGGGGAGAGCCTTTTCAATGACGGCGTGGTGATCTTCCTGGTGATCGCGGGCATTGCAGGCATCGGCGGACACGGGCAGGCCGATGTCACCGCCGCCGGCGTCCTGAGTCTGTTCGCGCAGGAAGCCCTGGTCAAAGAAGGTACGTAA